The Leucobacter viscericola genome includes a window with the following:
- a CDS encoding DUF7507 domain-containing protein, which produces MGASVGGATVAQAANGVDISLSVLADGSPAWDDLDTDANGAANGIVRTNDTISYNWNIRTDRVVKGVKFEQRLPTGVTWDAGMASPDCAITEAGALLTCTLDLAANASSSYTVVANVSNTIPRGTSIDTFLTTTLDDGSVETSATVSTKVVAQPRVDLTIPAVAGTGLSTSPEGEPGYVYTIYAGVISNNTNKAKGNEPIVSDFSFQQFANEIAPGARLWTWGSNTCGVNGRGQQTNAMPYGSIGIIGAATAANSTPNSGTWTCSQAAPGDPITVSVTGADTTVPSQPNKTVGGTTIADERAYIAAGYVSVWIPLSALGPTGEMNVKMRVGGFDPDSITGQSNYGAGFEQGSEPNFVPCSNTPGGANGTAGNDNCYTVRMTDRGGQSDVGFVRNPTLDTTSANMVNAQAKYQSGEGVVGTGEQFYLRTGLGNTGLLPMTNGQLCVRIDPKLLQFDDSRPIVMMSGGNPRPLSEATIEYGSQSYASEAELRGNECDAGPWADSASAVAGGASAVTTIRVTFHNDIAPGGSMRFFVPMVAQANPPSTVLPAYLVSKWDGRSNWAKGTYVAADHSGYGGDRVNQAGALVRTSITSPGVSSASPGSPVKFEVNSTITQSSQATTVRDVRVVVNIPSCLEYIAGSAIAINGVEPVFVAGDPGPDGIACTADDKDSYSTLTWILGDWPVADPLPVLTYEAQVPVNAPVPVTLPTTAVISSPDDASTEPYRTSTSGLAVNGFSEFAVAKRAPAEIEVGDPVPYRLSWANRLSAPVGSAELVDILPNTADGRGTTFAGTFSYLSTEGSLGVESLWFTNAPIADLQADPHSASIVWSATPLPDATAIKVRTLPVTPGGFGYIDLNFEAANSKKGDLLKNSIASTKIEGLSLIIGEAGRTTTRVTASSVGNTVWNDANGNGKHDKGEAGVPGLNLELNGYSFGPDGVDDGGAGDDEAVSLTTTTDAKGEYSFDGLHSGSYTVTITDDLAAMGWRMTADPAANAVPLQTYSTEVNRSADLTNVNFGMLEVLPALTLVKTEKSWADTNGNGLRDEGDVLTFNFAVSNTGNDTVTGISVTDQLAGVSAVTCADSTLAVGASTNCSATYTVTEGDQLAETLTNTATADGTDALGRPVTTGPADVTVPLDAVRDITLTKTVEKVDTDADQLVDEGSVIHYLFKVENTGNTRLLNVDLTDDLAGLSALDCNTPAGDAKAAELLPGEGFECRATVDVTLADVTSGKVTNTAKVTSVDPNDVVVNDEDSVTVPTNLIVGLELNKKITGVKDENANKLNDAGDVISYEITVKNTSNVKLTDVKVVDELKGLGKLDCDVTNGELAAGASMVCKADYTVTEADTYAGEIVNDAHAVAKSPTGDAVESLEDTVSQPLDARPSLKVVKTIEKVTGSTKKKVAYTGDTVTFGFDITNTGNLSMYDVKIVDGLKGLSGFTCESPLTKIAPGDTVHCTASYVVTKGDEQARKVTNTAFVTGHPSAASNPLVTSADSTVVKAVTKAPDEVVQPKSDGTKNEETGLALTGGEIGGVALAGALLLLLGGVLLVRRRKSAEQS; this is translated from the coding sequence TTGGGGGCGAGCGTCGGTGGAGCCACCGTTGCCCAGGCAGCGAACGGTGTTGATATTTCACTCTCGGTGCTGGCAGACGGCAGCCCCGCGTGGGACGACCTCGACACGGATGCCAATGGCGCAGCCAACGGAATTGTGCGCACGAACGATACGATCTCGTACAACTGGAACATTCGTACGGACCGTGTTGTCAAGGGCGTTAAGTTCGAGCAGAGGCTTCCAACGGGTGTGACCTGGGACGCAGGCATGGCTTCGCCTGACTGCGCGATCACTGAGGCGGGCGCGCTGCTCACCTGCACGCTCGACCTGGCAGCAAATGCGTCGAGCTCGTACACGGTTGTTGCGAACGTGAGCAACACTATTCCTCGCGGCACCTCAATCGATACTTTCCTGACCACCACGCTTGACGATGGCAGCGTAGAAACCTCCGCGACCGTCTCAACCAAGGTCGTGGCGCAGCCACGTGTTGACCTCACTATTCCCGCGGTGGCGGGCACGGGTCTCAGCACCTCTCCCGAGGGAGAGCCAGGCTACGTCTACACCATCTACGCCGGTGTGATCTCGAACAACACGAACAAGGCAAAGGGCAACGAGCCCATCGTCTCCGACTTTTCGTTCCAGCAGTTTGCAAACGAAATCGCGCCCGGTGCGCGGCTTTGGACCTGGGGCTCGAATACCTGTGGCGTGAACGGTCGCGGTCAGCAGACCAACGCGATGCCCTACGGAAGCATTGGCATCATCGGTGCAGCAACGGCTGCCAACTCGACGCCAAACAGCGGTACGTGGACCTGCTCGCAGGCTGCGCCCGGCGATCCCATCACCGTTTCGGTGACCGGCGCGGACACGACCGTTCCCAGCCAGCCAAACAAGACCGTTGGTGGAACGACCATCGCCGATGAGCGCGCCTACATCGCGGCCGGTTACGTTTCGGTGTGGATCCCGCTGAGCGCTCTCGGGCCGACCGGCGAGATGAATGTCAAGATGCGCGTCGGTGGGTTTGACCCCGATTCCATTACGGGGCAGTCGAACTATGGCGCTGGCTTTGAGCAGGGCAGCGAACCAAACTTCGTGCCCTGCAGCAACACTCCGGGTGGCGCCAACGGCACCGCCGGAAACGACAACTGCTACACCGTGCGCATGACCGATCGCGGCGGGCAGTCAGACGTTGGGTTCGTGCGTAATCCCACACTCGACACCACTTCAGCCAACATGGTGAACGCGCAGGCAAAATACCAGTCGGGTGAGGGTGTCGTTGGTACCGGTGAGCAGTTCTACCTGCGCACCGGGCTCGGCAACACTGGTCTGCTGCCGATGACAAACGGCCAGCTCTGCGTGCGTATTGATCCGAAGCTGCTGCAGTTTGATGACTCGCGACCGATCGTGATGATGTCGGGCGGAAACCCGAGGCCGCTCTCTGAGGCGACCATCGAATACGGCTCGCAGAGCTATGCCTCTGAGGCGGAACTGCGTGGCAACGAGTGTGACGCCGGCCCCTGGGCAGACTCAGCGAGCGCTGTTGCCGGAGGCGCCTCTGCCGTGACCACGATTCGCGTGACCTTCCACAACGACATTGCCCCCGGTGGCTCCATGCGCTTCTTTGTGCCCATGGTCGCTCAGGCAAACCCGCCCTCTACGGTGCTGCCCGCCTACCTCGTTTCGAAGTGGGACGGTCGTTCAAACTGGGCAAAGGGAACCTACGTTGCCGCTGATCACTCCGGTTACGGTGGGGATCGCGTGAACCAGGCCGGTGCGCTCGTGCGCACCTCCATCACCTCACCCGGAGTATCGAGCGCTTCGCCCGGTAGCCCCGTAAAGTTTGAGGTGAACTCCACCATCACGCAGTCGTCTCAGGCGACAACCGTGCGTGACGTTCGGGTGGTCGTGAATATTCCGTCGTGCCTTGAGTACATCGCAGGATCAGCCATCGCAATCAACGGGGTCGAGCCCGTGTTTGTGGCTGGCGATCCTGGCCCCGACGGAATTGCCTGCACCGCAGACGACAAGGACTCCTACTCGACGCTGACCTGGATTCTCGGTGACTGGCCAGTGGCCGATCCACTACCAGTGCTGACGTACGAGGCGCAGGTGCCGGTGAATGCGCCGGTTCCCGTGACGCTGCCGACCACTGCAGTCATCTCGTCACCGGATGATGCTTCGACGGAGCCCTACCGCACGTCGACGTCTGGCCTCGCGGTCAACGGCTTCAGCGAGTTTGCTGTCGCGAAGCGCGCACCCGCAGAGATTGAGGTGGGCGATCCCGTGCCGTACCGCCTGTCGTGGGCAAACCGCCTGTCGGCACCGGTCGGCTCGGCCGAGCTGGTCGACATTCTGCCGAACACGGCCGATGGTCGCGGCACCACGTTCGCTGGCACGTTCAGCTACCTGTCGACCGAGGGCTCGCTGGGCGTTGAGTCCCTGTGGTTCACGAACGCTCCGATTGCTGATCTGCAGGCTGATCCCCACAGCGCAAGCATCGTGTGGAGTGCGACACCGCTGCCCGACGCAACCGCGATCAAGGTGCGTACCCTTCCGGTTACCCCGGGTGGGTTCGGGTACATCGACCTCAATTTTGAGGCAGCGAACTCGAAGAAGGGTGACCTGCTGAAGAACTCGATCGCGAGCACCAAGATCGAGGGTCTCTCGCTCATCATTGGCGAGGCGGGCCGCACGACCACTCGCGTGACCGCCTCTTCAGTCGGCAACACCGTCTGGAACGACGCAAACGGCAACGGCAAGCACGACAAGGGTGAGGCCGGTGTTCCCGGACTCAACCTGGAGCTCAATGGCTACTCGTTCGGGCCTGACGGCGTGGACGACGGCGGTGCCGGTGACGACGAGGCTGTTTCGTTGACCACCACAACCGACGCAAAGGGTGAGTACTCCTTCGACGGCCTGCACTCCGGTTCGTACACGGTCACCATTACCGACGACCTCGCGGCAATGGGCTGGCGCATGACGGCTGACCCGGCGGCAAACGCGGTGCCGCTGCAGACGTACAGCACCGAGGTGAACAGGAGCGCAGACCTCACCAACGTCAACTTCGGCATGCTTGAGGTGCTGCCGGCGCTGACACTCGTGAAGACCGAGAAGTCGTGGGCTGACACCAACGGCAACGGTCTGCGTGACGAGGGTGATGTGCTCACGTTCAACTTTGCCGTGAGCAACACGGGCAACGACACGGTCACGGGCATCTCCGTGACTGATCAGCTCGCCGGTGTGAGCGCGGTCACCTGCGCTGACAGCACACTCGCGGTTGGTGCCTCCACCAACTGCTCGGCCACCTACACGGTGACCGAGGGTGATCAGCTGGCTGAGACGCTCACGAACACCGCGACAGCCGACGGAACCGACGCGCTCGGTCGCCCCGTCACAACGGGTCCCGCTGACGTCACCGTGCCGCTCGACGCGGTTCGCGACATCACCCTCACGAAGACGGTTGAGAAGGTCGATACCGACGCCGATCAGCTCGTCGACGAGGGTAGTGTGATCCACTACCTGTTCAAGGTTGAGAACACGGGCAACACCCGCCTGCTCAACGTTGACCTCACCGATGACCTCGCAGGTCTGAGTGCACTCGACTGCAACACTCCAGCCGGAGACGCCAAGGCCGCCGAGCTGCTGCCCGGCGAGGGCTTTGAGTGCCGCGCCACGGTCGACGTGACGCTTGCCGACGTCACCAGCGGCAAGGTCACGAACACCGCCAAGGTCACGTCCGTTGACCCGAACGATGTTGTGGTGAACGACGAGGACTCGGTCACCGTGCCCACCAACCTGATTGTTGGGCTCGAGCTGAACAAGAAGATCACCGGCGTGAAGGACGAGAACGCAAACAAGCTCAACGACGCGGGTGACGTCATCTCGTACGAGATCACGGTGAAGAACACGAGCAACGTCAAGCTCACCGACGTCAAGGTTGTCGATGAGCTCAAGGGCCTCGGCAAGCTCGACTGCGACGTGACAAACGGCGAACTTGCTGCCGGCGCGAGCATGGTCTGCAAGGCCGACTACACGGTCACCGAAGCAGACACCTACGCGGGTGAAATCGTCAACGACGCGCACGCTGTTGCGAAGAGCCCGACCGGTGACGCGGTTGAGAGCCTTGAAGACACCGTGAGCCAGCCGCTCGATGCTCGTCCGTCGCTGAAGGTCGTTAAGACCATCGAAAAGGTAACGGGTTCCACCAAAAAGAAGGTCGCGTACACGGGTGACACTGTGACGTTCGGTTTTGACATTACAAACACAGGAAACCTGTCAATGTACGATGTTAAAATTGTTGACGGCTTGAAGGGTCTCTCAGGGTTTACCTGCGAGAGCCCGCTGACAAAGATCGCACCCGGTGACACCGTTCACTGCACCGCGAGCTATGTCGTTACCAAGGGGGATGAGCAGGCCCGCAAGGTGACCAACACGGCCTTCGTTACCGGACACCCGTCCGCAGCGTCGAACCCCCTTGTCACGAGTGCCGACTCGACGGTCGTTAAGGCTGTTACGAAGGCGCCCGACGAGGTGGTGCAGCCAAAGAGTGACGGCACGAAGAACGAGGAGACTGGCCTCGCTCTGACCGGTGGGGAGATCGGTGGAGTTGCGCTGGCCGGAGCACTCTTGCTGTTGCTCGGTGGCGTGCTGCTCGTACGTCGACGGAAGTCGGCTGAGCAGAGCTAG